Proteins encoded within one genomic window of Saccharopolyspora pogona:
- a CDS encoding TetR/AcrR family transcriptional regulator yields MSSRGQGTRERLVGIAAHLFAEHGYEGTSIEAVLRQAEVSRGALYHHFGGKEPLFEAVLEHVEADIARKVTAAANDKDPVDALRAGCRAWIRLAAAPAVRRIVLIDAPAVVGWQQWREIEERYALGLLKSVLHAIAEQGRFPTDRADLFAHMLLASMNEIALLIARADGDEHIIQQSEAAADELLARLVHA; encoded by the coding sequence ATGAGCAGCCGCGGACAGGGCACGCGCGAACGCCTGGTCGGCATCGCCGCGCATCTCTTCGCCGAGCACGGCTACGAGGGCACATCGATCGAGGCCGTCCTGCGCCAGGCGGAGGTAAGCCGAGGCGCGCTCTACCACCACTTCGGCGGCAAGGAGCCCCTGTTCGAAGCCGTCCTGGAACACGTCGAGGCCGACATCGCGCGCAAGGTCACGGCAGCAGCCAACGACAAAGACCCGGTGGACGCACTGCGCGCCGGCTGCCGAGCCTGGATCCGGCTGGCCGCAGCTCCTGCCGTGCGCCGCATCGTCCTCATCGACGCCCCCGCCGTAGTCGGCTGGCAGCAGTGGCGCGAGATCGAAGAACGCTACGCCCTGGGGCTCCTCAAATCCGTCCTGCACGCCATCGCTGAGCAAGGCAGATTCCCCACCGACCGTGCCGACCTGTTCGCGCACATGCTGCTGGCCTCGATGAACGAAATCGCCCTCCTGATAGCCAGAGCAGACGGCGACGAACACATCATTCAACAAAGCGAAGCCGCCGCCGACGAACTCTTGGCCCGCCTCGTGCACGCCTGA
- a CDS encoding chitinase, translated as MPKMRALFIALMIGWAFVACGTHSHNVSRSTAVVTSSPYLFFGWGNPPDPVAVMKETGIKAFTLAFILSGNGCDPAWDGERPLDGDDAAQIKRIRDAGGDVVVSMGGSAQEGRKLGEVCPNEQALANAYQKVIDAYQLKAIDIDIEKGEFESPEAQDRELGALKILKQRNPELKTIMVFPTERSGPDDLGKRLIRRAHELGANLDVFTIMPFNFGGTDMTRDTISAAEGLVSEIAGTFAIPNEEAYQKAGISSKNGGLEETVRLEDFHNFLDYANGHHLGRFTFWAVNRDRPGDPSHDAGSGIPQRDWDFTRIVARYRSTEP; from the coding sequence ATGCCGAAGATGCGAGCGCTTTTCATCGCCCTCATGATCGGTTGGGCATTCGTCGCGTGCGGAACGCACAGCCACAACGTTTCCCGGAGCACGGCCGTGGTGACTTCGTCGCCATATCTGTTCTTCGGGTGGGGCAACCCCCCTGACCCGGTTGCGGTGATGAAGGAAACCGGCATCAAGGCGTTCACCCTTGCTTTCATACTCTCCGGTAATGGCTGCGATCCCGCATGGGACGGCGAAAGGCCGCTGGACGGCGACGATGCCGCTCAGATCAAGAGAATCCGCGATGCGGGTGGTGATGTCGTCGTCTCCATGGGGGGCAGCGCCCAGGAGGGGCGAAAGCTGGGCGAGGTCTGCCCGAACGAGCAAGCCCTGGCGAACGCGTACCAGAAGGTCATCGATGCCTACCAGCTCAAAGCGATCGACATCGACATCGAGAAGGGCGAGTTCGAATCCCCTGAAGCGCAAGACCGCGAACTCGGCGCACTGAAGATCCTCAAGCAGCGCAACCCCGAACTGAAGACGATCATGGTGTTTCCCACGGAACGCTCCGGTCCGGACGACCTCGGCAAGCGGCTCATCCGACGAGCGCACGAGCTCGGCGCCAACCTCGACGTCTTCACGATCATGCCGTTCAACTTCGGGGGCACCGACATGACCCGCGACACGATCTCGGCCGCCGAAGGGCTCGTGTCGGAGATCGCCGGCACCTTCGCAATACCGAACGAAGAGGCGTACCAGAAGGCCGGCATATCGTCGAAGAACGGTGGGCTCGAGGAAACCGTGCGGTTGGAGGACTTCCACAACTTCCTGGACTACGCCAACGGCCATCACCTCGGCCGATTCACCTTCTGGGCGGTCAACCGAGACCGTCCCGGCGACCCGAGCCATGACGCGGGCAGCGGGATCCCCCAGCGCGACTGGGACTTCACCAGGATCGTAGCGCGCTACCGCTCCACCGAGCCCTGA
- a CDS encoding ABC transporter ATP-binding protein, protein MDTPPAVRARGITKCFGDVVALDGIDLDVAQGQIHGLVGPNGAGKTTLLGLLLGLAVADGGTLEILGTPVGRSLAAPDAVAGFVDGPGLYPSLTAKQNLAALAVLRGRDARTAGIDDVLDQVGLADVARDRVRGFSLGMRQRLGLAAALLTKPRLLVLDEPSNGLDPAGKQHMHGVLTRLAADGTSVVLSSHRMDDLEALSSEVTIVATGRVVFSGPLSKLAAENQELDYRVLTSDPEAARRLAADITGVRVADDVGTRHDTEVLVVRALVPALDELVVRLVHAGIALRELAPVVSPLEAAFLALTEQQESSR, encoded by the coding sequence ATGGACACACCCCCCGCAGTGCGGGCTCGTGGGATCACCAAGTGTTTCGGCGATGTCGTTGCGCTCGACGGCATCGATCTGGATGTGGCGCAGGGGCAGATCCACGGGTTGGTCGGGCCGAACGGCGCCGGCAAGACCACCTTGCTCGGTCTGCTGCTGGGTCTGGCCGTCGCCGACGGCGGCACGCTGGAAATCCTCGGTACGCCGGTCGGCCGGTCGCTCGCCGCTCCGGACGCCGTCGCGGGATTCGTCGACGGGCCCGGCCTCTACCCGTCGCTCACCGCCAAGCAGAACCTCGCCGCGCTGGCCGTGCTTCGCGGCCGCGACGCGAGGACGGCGGGGATCGACGACGTGCTCGACCAGGTCGGGCTCGCCGATGTCGCCCGCGACCGGGTCCGGGGCTTCTCTCTCGGCATGCGTCAGCGCCTCGGGCTCGCCGCAGCCCTGCTCACCAAGCCCCGCCTCCTGGTGCTCGACGAGCCGTCCAACGGCCTCGACCCGGCCGGCAAGCAGCACATGCACGGCGTCCTCACCCGGCTCGCGGCCGACGGAACCTCCGTCGTGCTCTCCAGCCACCGGATGGATGACCTCGAAGCACTGTCCTCCGAGGTCACCATCGTCGCCACCGGACGGGTCGTCTTCTCTGGCCCGTTGAGCAAGCTCGCCGCCGAGAACCAGGAACTCGACTACCGGGTGCTCACCTCCGACCCGGAGGCCGCCCGCAGGCTGGCCGCCGACATAACCGGGGTCCGCGTCGCCGACGACGTCGGGACACGGCACGACACCGAGGTGCTCGTGGTGCGCGCGTTGGTGCCCGCCCTCGACGAACTGGTGGTGCGGCTTGTGCACGCGGGCATCGCGTTGCGCGAGCTCGCGCCGGTGGTGTCACCACTCGAAGCCGCGTTCCTCGCCCTCACCGAGCAGCAGGAGTCCAGCCGATGA
- a CDS encoding ABC transporter permease, which produces MTATVADAPASAARPVSVARGYRFELVKLLSQWRVRLLVLACWLAPALFVAAVSQQSSLPVDTLFGRWMNATGWAGSLVMLGFAGTYALPLLTSLIAGDVFASEDRLGTWRHLLVAVRSPRRIFVAKALASLTVILVLVAGLVASSAIGGVVAVGNRELVGLDGHLLAPADAAGKVLLAWVCVLAPSLALAAIGLLGSVAFGRSPMGLLLPIVVALAMQLVQMLPVPAAVRLALPSYAFIAWNGLFTSPAQLGPLMIGIVVSLVWAVAATALAYLLFLRRDFTNLTHDGSGRRAITTGLLPLVGLFAVTAAVVPTATGATGSGIEQDKVQSSVATAFAHLYRLQTRQLNRPDVTEAQLRATAACNKGDGQVAPQGPGNDWRCVVSWHLPDVEAAGTAIYQLDVTADGRFVADGDGPKEVNGYFQVRTPAGDAPNPLWQFDGNVELLPTTPKG; this is translated from the coding sequence ATGACCGCGACCGTCGCCGATGCCCCCGCTTCCGCCGCCCGCCCTGTCTCGGTGGCGCGAGGCTACCGCTTCGAGCTGGTCAAACTGCTCTCGCAATGGCGGGTGCGCCTGCTGGTCCTCGCTTGCTGGCTCGCGCCTGCGCTCTTCGTCGCCGCGGTGAGCCAGCAGAGTTCGCTGCCCGTCGACACCCTCTTCGGTCGCTGGATGAATGCCACGGGTTGGGCCGGATCGCTGGTGATGCTCGGTTTCGCGGGCACCTACGCGCTCCCGCTGCTGACCTCGCTGATCGCCGGTGACGTCTTCGCTTCTGAAGACCGGCTCGGCACCTGGCGTCACCTGCTGGTGGCGGTCCGTTCGCCGCGACGGATCTTCGTCGCGAAGGCACTGGCCAGCCTCACCGTCATCCTGGTGCTCGTGGCCGGGCTGGTCGCTTCCAGCGCGATCGGCGGGGTCGTCGCGGTCGGCAACAGGGAGCTGGTCGGGCTCGACGGCCACCTGCTGGCGCCGGCGGACGCCGCTGGGAAGGTCCTGCTCGCGTGGGTCTGCGTGCTCGCCCCGTCCCTGGCCCTCGCCGCGATCGGACTGCTCGGCTCCGTCGCATTTGGACGGTCCCCGATGGGACTGCTGCTGCCAATCGTCGTCGCCCTCGCCATGCAGCTCGTCCAGATGCTGCCGGTGCCGGCCGCGGTGCGCCTCGCCCTGCCCAGTTACGCCTTCATCGCCTGGAACGGTCTGTTCACCAGCCCGGCGCAACTCGGGCCGCTGATGATCGGCATCGTGGTCAGCCTCGTGTGGGCCGTTGCCGCGACCGCCTTGGCCTACCTGCTTTTCCTGCGACGCGACTTCACGAACCTCACTCACGACGGCTCCGGGCGCCGCGCGATCACCACCGGCCTCCTGCCGCTCGTCGGGCTGTTCGCCGTGACCGCCGCAGTCGTACCCACGGCCACCGGGGCCACCGGCTCCGGGATCGAGCAGGACAAAGTGCAGAGCTCGGTCGCCACGGCCTTCGCCCACCTCTACCGCCTGCAGACCAGGCAGCTGAACCGACCCGACGTCACCGAGGCGCAGTTGAGGGCCACCGCGGCGTGCAACAAGGGCGACGGCCAGGTCGCGCCCCAGGGGCCGGGCAATGACTGGCGCTGCGTCGTCTCCTGGCATCTCCCCGACGTCGAGGCCGCAGGGACGGCCATCTACCAGCTCGACGTCACCGCAGACGGGCGGTTCGTCGCCGACGGCGACGGACCGAAGGAAGTGAACGGCTACTTCCAGGTGCGAACCCCGGCCGGGGACGCACCGAACCCGCTCTGGCAGTTCGACGGCAACGTCGAGCTGCTACCCACCACCCCGAAGGGATAA
- a CDS encoding VC0807 family protein, whose product MTTSQYRTTTAASTEMPTMPQPQTQPPSAVRKFLKIFGGLLVDVGLPMAAYYGLRSYGFSEHVSLLAGAGVAGARLLFVAFRAGKLEPFAGFMLLTYLLALPLVLISGDDRALVIKDSLGTGITGLIFLASCFVGKPAMFHAARRFRSAGDNVEAWEGLWGSNPGFRRSFIFMTAVWAVVLLVEAAVRVGLAFVLPIDVMVALSAMLGIGTIALLLTWTMIYGARRQRRLKQAASAGRA is encoded by the coding sequence ATGACGACTTCCCAGTACCGCACGACAACCGCCGCCTCGACCGAAATGCCCACGATGCCCCAGCCCCAGACGCAGCCGCCTTCGGCGGTCCGCAAGTTCCTGAAGATCTTCGGCGGTCTGCTGGTCGACGTGGGTCTGCCGATGGCGGCCTACTACGGCCTGCGCTCCTACGGTTTCAGCGAGCACGTGTCGTTGCTCGCCGGCGCCGGAGTGGCCGGGGCGCGACTGTTGTTCGTCGCGTTCCGGGCAGGGAAGCTGGAGCCGTTCGCAGGCTTCATGCTGCTGACCTACCTGCTCGCGCTCCCGCTCGTCCTGATCTCCGGGGACGATCGCGCTCTCGTCATCAAGGATTCGCTGGGCACCGGTATAACCGGGCTGATCTTCCTGGCCAGCTGCTTCGTCGGCAAGCCGGCGATGTTCCACGCCGCGAGGCGGTTCCGTTCCGCCGGCGACAACGTCGAGGCGTGGGAGGGACTTTGGGGATCGAACCCGGGTTTCCGCCGCAGCTTCATCTTCATGACCGCGGTGTGGGCGGTCGTGCTGCTGGTCGAAGCGGCGGTGCGCGTCGGGCTCGCCTTCGTGTTGCCCATCGACGTGATGGTCGCGCTGTCCGCGATGCTCGGCATCGGAACGATCGCGCTGCTGCTGACCTGGACGATGATCTACGGTGCCCGCCGGCAGCGGCGCCTCAAGCAGGCCGCATCCGCGGGACGGGCATGA
- a CDS encoding bifunctional YncE family protein/alkaline phosphatase family protein, producing the protein MQVTRRRRRIEKGLSGLLDRRIGRRIPLVTAGTTVIAVAVAGTGFAQTHQFGTDQVGQTTDQGQVVSADQYIAPIGDRLVINNGKIMSSSVSPDGTHLAASVTDGGMALSIVDLKNWKVQQLVGNSASADLRIGGNDVGQEGPTYSPDGSQLWLGQIDGYRKFTVNPDGTVGNPAFVSIPADGPKHALVGEAVFSPDGSTVYSAVNGQNRVVAIDAGTGAIRQSWAVGNAPRDMVQVGSKLYVSNEGGRPAAPGDTTLNSYNTQVPADPSTGATTTGTVSVIDLANPAAAAASIDVGLHPTALYAKNGALFVTNTATNDVSVIDTASNKVVQTIATQPWPEASVGYEPDAVTLTDDGHLLVTLGRANAVAVYRYTSPLEPVSYVGLLPTDYFPAEITTVGNEVLVSNTRGIDARRPTDKAGHGTHDTTSSLQRFTLPDDGAIKGETGKVFSQNGWNGSSITLSEGKGDAKPVPVPQRLGDPSTIKHVFLIVKENRTYDQVFGDDQRGNGDPALTQFGENVTPNQHAMARQFGLYDNTYDIGTNSAEGHNWLMQADNPEYTESSAGEYKRSYDTEDDALGHQRTGFIWSGAQAAGKSVRNFGEFQQFLTKPAGATWQNLYCDTKNMAATGQDTAYPMVSSSPIPSLNDVSVHGFPKFDTSVPDLYRYEIWKRDFEKNGPANLNMFWLSSDHTGGPPNGAAQVADNDLAVGKMVDTISHSQYWKDSAIFVVEDDSQAGLDHVDGHRAPIQIISPWAKHGAVDSHYYSQITMIRTIEQILGVHPMNQKDSAATPMRGAFTPAPDYTPFTALPNRTSLTAGLKTQPACGADTPAPQNVAAAAVPSDTVPADKQQVAAQWDEWLTQQHLSGPDAKPDFANPAQMNHFTWYQAHGWTQPYPGEDKVYAPADVPGAYIPSSESDG; encoded by the coding sequence ATGCAGGTAACACGCCGTAGGCGGCGCATCGAGAAAGGCCTCTCCGGTCTTCTCGATCGACGCATCGGCCGCCGCATCCCCCTGGTAACGGCGGGCACCACCGTCATCGCCGTCGCCGTTGCCGGCACTGGTTTCGCCCAGACGCACCAGTTCGGCACCGACCAGGTGGGGCAGACCACCGATCAGGGTCAGGTCGTCTCCGCCGACCAGTACATCGCCCCGATCGGTGACCGCCTCGTCATCAACAACGGCAAGATCATGTCCTCCTCGGTCAGCCCGGACGGCACCCACCTCGCGGCCTCGGTCACCGACGGTGGGATGGCGCTGTCCATCGTGGACCTGAAGAACTGGAAGGTGCAGCAGCTCGTCGGCAACTCCGCGTCGGCGGACCTGCGCATCGGCGGCAACGACGTGGGTCAGGAAGGTCCCACGTACTCGCCCGACGGTTCGCAGCTGTGGCTGGGTCAGATCGACGGCTACCGCAAGTTCACCGTGAACCCGGACGGCACCGTCGGCAACCCGGCCTTCGTCTCGATCCCGGCGGACGGTCCCAAGCACGCACTGGTGGGTGAAGCGGTGTTCTCGCCCGACGGCTCGACCGTGTACTCCGCCGTCAATGGCCAGAACCGCGTGGTCGCCATCGACGCGGGGACCGGTGCCATCCGGCAGAGCTGGGCCGTGGGCAACGCCCCGCGTGACATGGTCCAGGTCGGCTCCAAGCTCTACGTCAGCAACGAGGGCGGACGCCCGGCGGCACCCGGCGACACCACGCTGAACTCCTACAACACCCAGGTCCCGGCCGACCCCTCCACCGGTGCCACCACCACCGGCACGGTCAGCGTCATCGACCTGGCGAACCCGGCCGCTGCCGCCGCGAGCATCGACGTCGGTCTGCACCCGACCGCCCTGTACGCCAAGAACGGGGCGTTGTTCGTCACCAACACCGCCACCAACGACGTGTCGGTCATCGACACCGCCAGCAACAAGGTCGTGCAGACCATCGCCACCCAGCCGTGGCCGGAGGCGTCGGTCGGCTACGAGCCCGACGCGGTGACGCTCACCGACGACGGTCACCTGCTGGTTACCCTCGGCCGCGCCAACGCGGTCGCCGTCTACCGGTACACGAGCCCGCTGGAGCCGGTCAGCTACGTCGGCCTGCTCCCGACGGACTACTTCCCCGCGGAGATCACCACCGTCGGCAACGAGGTGCTGGTCTCCAACACCCGTGGCATCGACGCCCGCCGCCCCACCGACAAAGCCGGGCACGGCACGCACGACACGACGTCGAGCCTGCAGCGGTTCACGCTGCCGGACGACGGTGCCATCAAGGGCGAGACCGGCAAGGTCTTCAGCCAGAACGGCTGGAACGGCAGCTCGATCACGTTGTCCGAGGGCAAGGGCGACGCGAAGCCGGTGCCGGTCCCGCAGCGCCTCGGCGACCCCTCGACGATCAAGCACGTCTTCCTGATCGTCAAGGAGAACCGGACCTACGACCAGGTCTTCGGTGACGACCAGCGTGGCAACGGCGACCCGGCGCTGACGCAGTTCGGCGAGAACGTGACGCCGAACCAGCACGCGATGGCCCGGCAGTTCGGGCTGTACGACAACACCTACGACATCGGCACGAACTCCGCCGAGGGGCACAACTGGCTGATGCAGGCCGACAACCCGGAGTACACCGAGTCGTCGGCCGGTGAGTACAAGCGCAGCTACGACACCGAGGACGACGCGCTCGGCCATCAGCGCACGGGCTTCATCTGGAGCGGTGCGCAGGCGGCCGGCAAGAGCGTGCGCAACTTCGGTGAGTTCCAGCAGTTCCTGACCAAGCCCGCCGGTGCGACCTGGCAGAACCTGTACTGCGACACCAAGAACATGGCGGCGACCGGTCAGGACACCGCCTACCCAATGGTCTCGTCCTCGCCGATCCCGTCGCTCAACGACGTGTCGGTGCACGGCTTCCCGAAGTTCGACACCAGCGTCCCGGACCTCTACCGGTACGAGATCTGGAAGCGCGACTTCGAGAAGAACGGACCGGCGAACCTGAACATGTTCTGGCTCTCCAGCGACCACACCGGTGGTCCGCCGAACGGGGCCGCCCAGGTCGCGGACAACGACCTCGCGGTCGGCAAGATGGTCGACACGATCTCGCACAGCCAGTACTGGAAGGACTCGGCGATCTTCGTGGTCGAGGATGACTCCCAGGCCGGTCTCGACCACGTCGACGGCCACCGCGCCCCGATCCAGATCATCAGCCCCTGGGCCAAGCACGGCGCCGTCGACAGCCACTACTACTCGCAGATCACGATGATCCGGACCATCGAGCAGATCCTCGGGGTCCACCCGATGAACCAGAAGGACAGTGCGGCCACCCCGATGCGTGGGGCGTTCACCCCGGCGCCCGACTACACGCCGTTCACCGCTTTGCCCAACCGGACCTCGCTGACCGCGGGTCTGAAGACCCAGCCTGCCTGCGGTGCGGACACCCCCGCGCCGCAGAACGTCGCGGCCGCAGCCGTGCCGTCGGACACGGTGCCGGCGGACAAGCAGCAGGTGGCGGCGCAGTGGGACGAGTGGCTGACGCAGCAGCACCTGTCCGGTCCTGACGCCAAGCCCGACTTCGCGAACCCCGCGCAGATGAACCACTTCACGTGGTACCAGGCGCACGGGTGGACGCAGCCCTACCCGGGTGAGGACAAGGTCTACGCGCCGGCCGACGTGCCGGGCGCCTACATCCCGTCGTCGGAGTCCGACGGCTGA
- a CDS encoding MFS transporter translates to MTFTRPIVQLLFRSGSPRFGRRGGFAVVAYAFTVTMIGTTLPTPLYPIYRSEFGFSELMVTVIFATYAVGVIAALLLFGHLSDQIGRRRVLLAGLALSALSAVVFLVANGLWLLLVGRILSGLSAGIFTGTATATLADLVPRSSVGRATVVATSANIGGLGCGPLMAGLLAQFAVAPLRLPFGVDLALVIPAMVLVWSIPEPVQAEGRVRLRPQRLRVPPQARPAFVRAGLAAFAGFAVLGLFTAVAPDFLGEVLRIDDHAIVGLVVFAVFAASTAGQTALVVVFRARPLVIGCVGLIAGMGLLALGLALPSLVLVIAGAVVAGLGQGLSFRTGLAAVNQAAPPRQRAEVASSFFVVAYVAISVPVVACGLITQLRGVQVAGLILAAMVAVLASTVLVLLARKSPAVR, encoded by the coding sequence ATGACGTTCACACGCCCGATAGTCCAGCTCCTGTTCAGGAGTGGCTCACCGCGATTCGGCCGACGCGGTGGTTTCGCCGTGGTGGCCTACGCGTTCACGGTAACCATGATCGGGACTACCCTGCCGACACCGCTGTACCCGATCTACCGAAGCGAGTTCGGTTTCTCCGAGCTGATGGTCACCGTGATCTTCGCGACGTACGCGGTCGGGGTCATCGCCGCGCTCCTGCTCTTCGGTCACCTGTCCGACCAGATCGGTCGGCGGCGTGTGCTGCTGGCAGGGCTTGCGCTGTCCGCGTTGAGCGCCGTGGTGTTCCTCGTCGCCAACGGCCTCTGGCTGCTGCTGGTGGGCCGCATACTCTCGGGCTTGTCGGCGGGAATCTTCACGGGCACGGCGACGGCGACCCTCGCTGACCTGGTGCCGCGGAGCTCGGTCGGCCGCGCGACCGTGGTCGCCACATCGGCCAACATCGGGGGCTTGGGCTGCGGCCCGCTGATGGCCGGCCTGCTCGCGCAGTTCGCCGTGGCACCGCTGCGGCTGCCGTTCGGGGTGGATCTCGCTCTGGTCATCCCCGCGATGGTGCTCGTGTGGTCCATCCCGGAGCCGGTGCAGGCCGAAGGCCGCGTTCGCCTGCGCCCGCAACGTCTGCGGGTTCCTCCGCAGGCACGACCGGCCTTCGTGCGGGCCGGCTTGGCGGCTTTCGCTGGTTTCGCCGTGCTGGGCCTGTTCACGGCGGTGGCACCGGATTTCCTCGGCGAGGTGCTCCGCATCGACGACCACGCGATAGTCGGTCTGGTCGTATTCGCCGTGTTCGCGGCATCGACAGCCGGTCAGACCGCGCTGGTGGTGGTCTTCAGGGCACGCCCGCTCGTCATCGGCTGCGTGGGTTTGATCGCGGGTATGGGCCTGCTCGCTCTCGGCCTCGCGCTGCCTTCGCTGGTCTTGGTGATCGCCGGGGCGGTGGTGGCCGGACTCGGCCAGGGGCTGAGCTTCCGCACCGGGCTGGCGGCGGTCAACCAGGCCGCGCCGCCGAGGCAGCGGGCCGAGGTCGCCTCCAGCTTCTTCGTCGTGGCGTACGTGGCGATCTCCGTGCCGGTCGTGGCCTGCGGCCTCATCACCCAACTGCGAGGTGTGCAAGTGGCCGGGCTGATCCTCGCCGCCATGGTGGCGGTGCTGGCATCGACCGTCCTGGTGCTGCTGGCCCGGAAGTCCCCAGCCGTCAGGTGA
- a CDS encoding phenylacetate--CoA ligase family protein, which produces MQAVLRHARDEVPYYRDVLAGRDVDGVDLSELPVIDKAMMRPCMDNFLSRGWRDIPHIAKKTGGSTGDPFQYPLDKRAWVHVYGANLYFWESAGYRYGERLVMVSSPPSLQSASEGLKTRLRSVLEGRVISAAGCHIDPETSLERALAAGRARGALWYGYASHIAAMADAVLEAGVRVPAPKVIVTTAELLFPTWRERIEQAFEAPLRDQYGCNDGGIMSQECSHGRLHLAENVSIVEILDDAGRRCPPGEEGDVVVTNLHARTLPFLRYRIGDRAVLGAGTCPCGTEGTFLERVVGRHGDSLQLPNGRHVSMHPLGKCFFDARHVRRYQFVQPEPGRIQVRLEVEPGFDADERSMILGEVRRVVGSVVDVDLTTDEPMELTRGGKHRVVVRAFDSA; this is translated from the coding sequence TTGCAAGCTGTCCTGCGGCACGCGCGGGACGAGGTGCCGTACTACCGCGACGTGCTGGCCGGGCGGGACGTGGATGGGGTGGACCTCTCCGAGCTCCCCGTGATCGACAAGGCGATGATGCGGCCGTGCATGGACAACTTCTTGAGCCGGGGCTGGCGAGACATCCCGCACATCGCCAAGAAGACCGGTGGTAGTACCGGCGACCCGTTCCAGTACCCGCTCGACAAGCGCGCTTGGGTGCACGTCTACGGAGCGAACCTGTACTTCTGGGAAAGCGCCGGCTACCGCTACGGGGAGCGCCTGGTAATGGTGAGTTCCCCGCCCTCATTGCAGTCCGCGAGCGAGGGTTTGAAGACTCGCTTGCGCTCTGTACTGGAGGGGCGCGTGATCTCCGCAGCGGGATGCCACATCGACCCGGAGACGAGCCTGGAACGCGCACTTGCCGCCGGGCGGGCGCGGGGAGCGCTCTGGTACGGATACGCGAGCCATATCGCAGCGATGGCCGACGCCGTACTGGAAGCCGGTGTGCGCGTGCCGGCGCCGAAGGTGATCGTCACGACGGCTGAGCTGTTGTTCCCGACCTGGCGCGAGCGCATCGAGCAAGCCTTCGAGGCGCCGCTGCGCGACCAGTACGGGTGCAACGACGGCGGCATCATGTCGCAAGAATGTTCGCACGGCCGGCTTCACCTCGCCGAGAACGTATCGATCGTCGAGATCCTCGACGACGCCGGCCGCCGGTGTCCACCGGGCGAGGAGGGCGACGTGGTTGTGACGAACCTGCACGCGCGGACACTTCCTTTCCTGCGGTACCGGATCGGGGACCGGGCCGTACTCGGCGCGGGGACATGTCCGTGTGGCACGGAAGGCACTTTCCTGGAGCGGGTGGTCGGTCGGCATGGCGACAGCTTGCAATTGCCCAACGGCAGGCACGTTTCCATGCACCCGCTCGGGAAATGCTTCTTCGACGCCCGTCACGTGCGTCGTTACCAGTTCGTCCAGCCGGAGCCCGGTCGCATCCAGGTGCGTCTCGAGGTCGAACCGGGTTTCGACGCGGACGAGCGTTCGATGATCCTCGGCGAAGTTCGACGCGTGGTGGGCAGCGTGGTCGACGTCGACCTGACGACCGACGAGCCGATGGAACTCACCCGGGGCGGCAAGCACCGCGTAGTCGTGCGGGCCTTCGACTCGGCGTGA
- a CDS encoding carotenoid oxygenase family protein, translating into MTEVAGTAGEAVFVPAADARNEDDGWLLSIISDRTGKGSDLVVLDTTDTTAAPVATVHLPRRVPTGFHGSWVPDAELDA; encoded by the coding sequence ATGACGGAAGTCGCCGGGACCGCGGGCGAGGCCGTGTTCGTGCCCGCGGCAGATGCCCGCAACGAAGACGACGGTTGGCTGCTCTCCATCATCAGCGACCGCACCGGCAAGGGTTCCGACCTCGTCGTGCTCGACACCACCGACACCACCGCCGCCCCGGTGGCCACCGTGCACCTGCCCCGCAGGGTGCCCACCGGATTCCACGGATCTTGGGTCCCGGACGCAGAATTGGATGCCTGA
- a CDS encoding PadR family transcriptional regulator, with translation MSLRYALLGLLADEPQSGYDLTLRFERSLKRYAWHARHSQIYPELNKLAADGLIAVVAEGARGRRTYALTETGREALHSWLTDWSSLQPVRNEFVLRLFLMSTLDPAEALPLLRGVHDHAKHEVAELEARVEAASGPGGQWEFGRLAAEYGLRQYQAMLEWADWAQAELSRLAPDEKSADATP, from the coding sequence ATGTCGCTGCGCTATGCCCTGCTCGGACTGCTGGCCGACGAACCGCAGAGCGGTTACGACCTGACGCTTCGATTCGAGCGCTCCCTGAAGCGATACGCCTGGCACGCCAGGCACAGTCAGATCTATCCCGAGCTGAACAAGCTCGCCGCCGACGGCCTGATCGCTGTCGTGGCGGAAGGCGCGCGAGGACGCCGCACCTACGCGCTCACCGAAACCGGCCGGGAAGCGCTGCACAGCTGGCTCACGGACTGGTCTTCCCTCCAGCCCGTCCGAAATGAGTTCGTGCTTCGGCTCTTCCTGATGTCCACTTTGGATCCGGCGGAAGCGCTACCCCTGCTGCGCGGTGTTCACGACCACGCGAAACACGAGGTGGCCGAACTGGAAGCCAGGGTGGAGGCGGCCAGCGGACCCGGCGGGCAGTGGGAGTTCGGCCGACTAGCGGCCGAGTACGGCTTGCGCCAGTACCAGGCCATGCTCGAATGGGCGGACTGGGCTCAGGCCGAGTTGTCGAGGCTTGCGCCGGACGAGAAATCCGCCGACGCCACCCCATGA